The following proteins come from a genomic window of Meles meles chromosome 1, mMelMel3.1 paternal haplotype, whole genome shotgun sequence:
- the GSDMD gene encoding gasdermin-D isoform X1, which yields MASTFEGVVKRVVRELDHGGKLTPVDSLRSSASFQPYCLLYKKRSMSQFLKVRYTCINLSIRDILEPDAPEPAVKQSTPIHVSDCTDGEVQGGGELAAAGQGRLAGKASASENLRISMKVCTRQVDPNVWDVMKRERRLRQPEHKVLGQLRNCGSDVFVVTEVLQTQEEVTVSQTQKHEGSGQFRLLGALSFQGQGRGRRSREKTVSIPAGSVLAFEVAQLLIDPDWDVLLYWGKKHKGLRTFLPPNKDRHLVVEIPPSDRQLPEGSKLQSDGFAEVGPAFTGDFQGLQAEVGAQAQVLRGLSRELCGQLLAGLAQVLRAEQALQTLEVELEQGLRCGVVPTLDGPAGAVLQCLLRSSGELEEQPARPVLYLAEALAVLTETQHAVLVTMLETRELSRLSEQVGSVLAQSSPWRQQRDVSLPPELLGSSWGPESPAWVLLEECGLEVWADAPQVRWEPEAQDRSCALFACLTLLLGLSQDSCWG from the exons ATGGCATCTACCTTCGAGGGCGTGGTCAAGAGGGTGGTCCGGGAGCTGGACCACGGCGGCAAGCTGACCCCCGTGGACAGCCTGCGGAGCTCCGCCAGCTTCCAGCCCTACTGCTTGTTGTACAAGAAGCGCTCGATGTCGCAGTTCTTGAAAGTCCGCTACACGTGCATCAACCTGTCCATCAGGGACATTCTGGAGCCTGATGCCCCGGAACCAG CTGTGAAGCAAAGCACGCCCATCCACGTCTCCGACTGCACGGACGGGGAGGTGCAAGGCGGCGGGGAGCTGGCAGCCGCAGGACAGGGGAGGCTCGCGGGCAAGGCGTCGGCGTCCGAGAACCTCAGGATCTCCATGAAAGTGTGCACACGGCAAGTGGACCCCAACGTCTGGGACGTCATGAAGCGAGAGAG GCGCCTGCGGCAGCCCGAGCACAAAGTCCTGGGGCAGCTGCGCAACTGCGGGAGCGACGTGTTCGTGGTGACAGAGGTTCTGCAGACACAGGAGGAGGTGACGGTCAGCCAGACCCAGAAGCACGAGGGCTCCGGCCAATTCAGGCTGCTTGGAGCCTTATCTTTCCAG GGCCAAGGCCGGGGCCGCCGGAGCCGGGAGAAGACGGTCAGCATCCCTGCGGGCAGCGTCCTGGCCTTCGAAGTGGCCCAGCTGCTCATTGACCCTGACTGGG ATGTCCTCCTCTACTGGGGCAAGAAGCACAAGGGGCTGAGGACTTTCCTGCCCCCCAACAAAG ACCGCCATCTGGTTGTTGAAATCCCCCCCAGCGACCGCCAGCTCCCCGAGGGCTCAAAGTTACAGTCAG ACGGGTTTGCTGAGGTCGGTCCTGCATTCACGGGAGACTTCCAGGGCctgcaggcagaggtgggggctcAGGCCCAGGTCCTGCGGGGCTTGTCCCGGGAACTGTGCGGGCAGCTGCTGGCGGGCTTGGCTCAGGTGCTGCGGGCAGAGCAGGCCTTGCAAACTCTGGAGGTCGAG CTGGAACAGGGCCTGCGCTGTGGGGTGGTGCCCACCCTGGACGGTCCAGCGGGCGCCGTCCTCCAGTGCCTCTTGCGCAGCTCCGGGGAGCTGGAAGAGCAGCCAGCGCGCCCTGTCCTCTACCTGGCGGAAGCACTGGCCG TGCTGACTGAGACCCAGCACGCGGTGCTCGTGACGATGCTGGAGACCCGAGAGCTGTCCCGGCTCTCCGAGCAG GTGGGGAGCGTCCTGGCGCAGAGCAGCCCCTGGCGGCAGCAGAGGGACGTGTCCCTGCCCCCAGAGCTCCTGGGGAGCAGCTGGGGCCCGGAGTCGCCTGCCTGGGTCCTGCTGGAGGAGTGCGGGCTGGAGGTGTGGGCGGACGCCCCCCAGGTGCGCTGGGAGCCGGAGGCCCAGGACCGCAGCTGCGCGCTCTTCGCCTGCCTGACGCTGCTGCTGGGGCTGAGCCAGGACAGCTGCTGGGGCTGA
- the GSDMD gene encoding gasdermin-D isoform X2, with amino-acid sequence MASTFEGVVKRVVRELDHGGKLTPVDSLRSSASFQPYCLLYKKRSMSQFLKVRYTCINLSIRDILEPDAPEPAVKQSTPIHVSDCTDGEVQGGGELAAAGQGRLAGKASASENLRISMKVCTRQVDPNVWDVMKRERRLRQPEHKVLGQLRNCGSDVFVVTEVLQTQEEVTVSQTQKHEGSGQFRLLGALSFQGQGRGRRSREKTVSIPAGSVLAFEVAQLLIDPDWDVLLYWGKKHKGLRTFLPPNKDRHLVVEIPPSDRQLPEGSKLQSDGFAEVGPAFTGDFQGLQAEVGAQAQVLRGLSRELCGQLLAGLAQVLRAEQALQTLEVELEQGLRCGVVPTLDGPAGAVLQCLLRSSGELEEQPARPVLYLAEALAVLTETQHAVLVTMLETRELSRLSEQQVGSVLAQSSPWRQQRDVSLPPELLGSSWGPESPAWVLLEECGLEVWADAPQVRWEPEAQDRSCALFACLTLLLGLSQDSCWG; translated from the exons ATGGCATCTACCTTCGAGGGCGTGGTCAAGAGGGTGGTCCGGGAGCTGGACCACGGCGGCAAGCTGACCCCCGTGGACAGCCTGCGGAGCTCCGCCAGCTTCCAGCCCTACTGCTTGTTGTACAAGAAGCGCTCGATGTCGCAGTTCTTGAAAGTCCGCTACACGTGCATCAACCTGTCCATCAGGGACATTCTGGAGCCTGATGCCCCGGAACCAG CTGTGAAGCAAAGCACGCCCATCCACGTCTCCGACTGCACGGACGGGGAGGTGCAAGGCGGCGGGGAGCTGGCAGCCGCAGGACAGGGGAGGCTCGCGGGCAAGGCGTCGGCGTCCGAGAACCTCAGGATCTCCATGAAAGTGTGCACACGGCAAGTGGACCCCAACGTCTGGGACGTCATGAAGCGAGAGAG GCGCCTGCGGCAGCCCGAGCACAAAGTCCTGGGGCAGCTGCGCAACTGCGGGAGCGACGTGTTCGTGGTGACAGAGGTTCTGCAGACACAGGAGGAGGTGACGGTCAGCCAGACCCAGAAGCACGAGGGCTCCGGCCAATTCAGGCTGCTTGGAGCCTTATCTTTCCAG GGCCAAGGCCGGGGCCGCCGGAGCCGGGAGAAGACGGTCAGCATCCCTGCGGGCAGCGTCCTGGCCTTCGAAGTGGCCCAGCTGCTCATTGACCCTGACTGGG ATGTCCTCCTCTACTGGGGCAAGAAGCACAAGGGGCTGAGGACTTTCCTGCCCCCCAACAAAG ACCGCCATCTGGTTGTTGAAATCCCCCCCAGCGACCGCCAGCTCCCCGAGGGCTCAAAGTTACAGTCAG ACGGGTTTGCTGAGGTCGGTCCTGCATTCACGGGAGACTTCCAGGGCctgcaggcagaggtgggggctcAGGCCCAGGTCCTGCGGGGCTTGTCCCGGGAACTGTGCGGGCAGCTGCTGGCGGGCTTGGCTCAGGTGCTGCGGGCAGAGCAGGCCTTGCAAACTCTGGAGGTCGAG CTGGAACAGGGCCTGCGCTGTGGGGTGGTGCCCACCCTGGACGGTCCAGCGGGCGCCGTCCTCCAGTGCCTCTTGCGCAGCTCCGGGGAGCTGGAAGAGCAGCCAGCGCGCCCTGTCCTCTACCTGGCGGAAGCACTGGCCG TGCTGACTGAGACCCAGCACGCGGTGCTCGTGACGATGCTGGAGACCCGAGAGCTGTCCCGGCTCTCCGAGCAG CAGGTGGGGAGCGTCCTGGCGCAGAGCAGCCCCTGGCGGCAGCAGAGGGACGTGTCCCTGCCCCCAGAGCTCCTGGGGAGCAGCTGGGGCCCGGAGTCGCCTGCCTGGGTCCTGCTGGAGGAGTGCGGGCTGGAGGTGTGGGCGGACGCCCCCCAGGTGCGCTGGGAGCCGGAGGCCCAGGACCGCAGCTGCGCGCTCTTCGCCTGCCTGACGCTGCTGCTGGGGCTGAGCCAGGACAGCTGCTGGGGCTGA